In Nicotiana tabacum cultivar K326 chromosome 10, ASM71507v2, whole genome shotgun sequence, the DNA window GAGTATTTTGACAAAGAAGATAGATAAGATGGGTACCAAACAGGTGCATATTGTTGACACGACAAATGGAGGACTGTATACACCCTGTGTTAATCAGTATTATGTGTATTCATGGCGCAGAGAAGGTGAAAATCAAGGGGCAAGGGACGATATGAATTATGTTAACAACTTTGGGGGTCAGAGGCAAGGAGGACAGTAGTGGAGACCAGCACCAAATCAGCAATACAGACCTAACATGCCTCAGCCTGGGGGCATGCAAGTTCAAGGCCAAATTGTGCCATACCACTAGAGACAACAGGGCTACCCACAGTAGAACCAATAACAGTTGACATATCATCCACCTCCTCAGCAGCAAGATAACAACATGGTAGAGATCAGGGGGATGCTCCAACAACTCATTGGGACAAATGgtaagatgcaagaaaagttGGCAGTACATGATTCAGCTATAAAGAACATTAAAACTCAGTTCGGGCAGCTGTCTATGGCTTTAAACAACCGCCCCAGGGAACATTGCCAGCGGACACAAATATTAACCCCAAGGAGCCAAACCCGAATAAGTTGATGGCAGTAAGTCTCCGGAATGGGAGAGATTTAGACAAAGAGCAGGAGGTTGCACAAGCTCGCAAAGAGACTACGCGAACCACTCCAATTCCACTAGAGGTAGATGAACCATCAAATCTGACTGAAGTGGTGGTTGAACAGGGTCAAGATGAAAAGGGTAAGGCTAAGGTAAATGAACAAGCTGTACAGCAGGTAATGCCTCTTGTGCCACAGAACCCCAATAGAGAGAAGCCAGCAAAcagtgcacaaagggtgataccggCACCATTCCCTTAGAGACTGGTAAAACAAAAAAAGGATacaagaaattcatggagatgctGCGTCAAATTCAGTTGAATATTCCTTTGATGGATGCCTTAAGGGAGATGCCAGGTTATGCGAAGATGATGAAAGACCTAATGTCATGGAAGTTTGATTTTCATGACCTATCCACAGTGACTCTAACGCAGACCTGCAGCGCAATAGTGACCAAACCGATGACTCAAAAGATGTCAGACCCAAGTAGCTTCACTATTCCATGCACGATTAGGAGTTATGCCTTTGCAAAGGCATTATGTAATTTGGGAgccagcataaatttgatgcctctGGCTGTATACACCAAACTGGGCATTGGCAAAGCTAGACCGACTTCGATGCTGCTGCAGCTAGCTGACCGCACGGTAAAAAGGCCTACTGGGattcttgatgatgtgttggtgcaagtgGGGAAgtttgtgttccctgcagactttgttattctggactgtcagGTAGATGAGGAGATAACTATCATTTTAGGTAGGCCATTtttggccactgggagagcacTGATCGATTGTGAGACTAGGGAATAAAAAATGAGACTGAACGATGAAGAAGTCATATTCAATGTTCAACAATCTATGAGGAGACCCAGTGAATATGCTAATTGCTCTCTAGTGGAGGCAGTGGATATGATTCTGCAAGAAGATGATGTGACCCTGACTGCTAAAGATCCATTGGAGGCATGTCTGACAAATTTAGAAGAGATCGATGGTAAAGGGTTAGCTGAGTGGGTCATGGCACTTAAAGGCCAAGGATTCTAGAAAAGGGACCCTCAGTTCGAGTCCCTTGAGTTAGAAAAAGGGCTACACTTCCAGCAAAGCCATCAGTAGAGGAACCACCTAAGATGGAGCTGAAGCCGCTCCCAGCTCACCTCAGGTACATTTT includes these proteins:
- the LOC107797546 gene encoding uncharacterized protein LOC107797546; translated protein: MEMLRQIQLNIPLMDALREMPGYAKMMKDLMSWKFDFHDLSTVTLTQTCSAIVTKPMTQKMSDPSSFTIPCTIRSYAFAKALCNLGASINLMPLAVYTKLGIGKARPTSMLLQLADRTVKRPTGILDDVLVQVGKFVFPADFVILDCQVDEEITIILGRPFLATGRALIDCETRE